In Leptospiraceae bacterium, one DNA window encodes the following:
- a CDS encoding transposase — MDKFQNKYRIPSARLQHWDYRWAGAYFITICTQHRIHYFGDIENGKMILSNVGVLADVFWYEIKNHAQNVELGAFVVMPNHVHGVLILTGNDVETGHALSPRQQRFQNIGKNSVSSIIGSYKSAVTKHAHRLGFEFEWQTRFRDHIIRDGASFQKISNYIINNPVNWQEVKFFNE, encoded by the coding sequence ATGGATAAATTTCAAAATAAATACCGCATACCGTCTGCCCGCCTGCAACATTGGGATTACCGTTGGGCAGGGGCGTATTTTATTACGATATGCACCCAGCACCGTATCCATTATTTTGGGGACATTGAAAACGGGAAAATGATTTTATCGAATGTTGGGGTTTTGGCAGATGTATTTTGGTATGAAATTAAAAACCATGCACAAAATGTGGAATTGGGGGCGTTTGTGGTAATGCCCAATCATGTGCATGGGGTTTTGATTTTGACGGGGAATGATGTGGAGACAGGGCATGCCCTGTCTCCACGGCAACAACGATTTCAAAATATCGGCAAAAATTCTGTTTCGTCTATTATTGGTTCCTACAAATCTGCCGTTACCAAACACGCCCATCGTTTGGGGTTTGAATTTGAATGGCAAACCCGTTTTCGCGACCATATCATTCGCGATGGGGCATCGTTTCAAAAAATATCCAATTATATCATCAACAATCCTGTGAATTGGCAGGAAGTTAAATTTTTTAATGAATAG
- a CDS encoding restriction endonuclease subunit S: MITGGQLKNLELFFPSSLEEQQKIASCLSSLDEIIQAQAEKIELLKQHKKGLLQGLFPNINEENG, from the coding sequence TTGATTACGGGTGGACAATTAAAAAATCTCGAGTTGTTTTTTCCTTCATCCCTTGAAGAACAACAAAAAATCGCCTCCTGTCTTTCTTCTTTAGATGAAATAATACAGGCACAGGCAGAAAAAATAGAATTATTAAAACAACATAAAAAAGGATTGTTGCAAGGTTTGTTTCCAAATATCAATGAAGAAAATGGATAA
- a CDS encoding sodium-dependent transporter → MMQDQEKERWTSKLGIILAVASSAIGLGNFLRFPGQAVQNGGGAFMVPYIISFILLGIPVCLSEWIMGRMGGVHGHSSPNIFRNFLTGVPLRFVSSIGILVPILIYVYYVFVEAWCLAYAIDFLRGAINLHPAGLIKGTPEYTEAVVKNANIHFSTLTGSTGNGDSFSGNILLFTTICFMLNFYLVYRGISKGLEAFAKIAVPVLLVLSLIILGRVLTLDGIEKGLGKMWNPDWSSLLRAEVWIAAAGQIFFSLSVGFGIVLIFSSYLSKKDDVTLSGLSAASLNEFVEIGFGGMITIPIAFIFLGASVASFSTFGMGFVAMPVVFSLMPLGQIFGATWFFVLFIAAVTSSVTMIQPGITFLEEGFGFKRRKSVPVLFFVTFCLTLLIVYFNKDFTALDQTDFWVGTFLIYVLATFQVIIYGWVIGVEKGYESGHEGSLLKLPKIFNFVVKFITPTFLICIFVFFLFQNAPDYIRKMNVSSMVEEAIQTGKSVVDAENKAKVALGVFLSIFGIFIFTYFLVDRSLRNIHRKEEGLDN, encoded by the coding sequence ATTATGCAAGATCAAGAGAAAGAAAGATGGACATCCAAGTTAGGGATCATCTTAGCGGTAGCGAGTAGCGCCATAGGTCTTGGAAATTTTCTTAGGTTTCCCGGGCAAGCAGTTCAAAATGGTGGTGGAGCATTTATGGTTCCCTATATTATAAGCTTCATTCTACTTGGAATCCCTGTTTGTCTTTCAGAATGGATCATGGGTAGAATGGGTGGGGTTCATGGACACAGCTCTCCAAATATTTTTAGAAATTTTTTAACAGGAGTGCCTCTACGGTTTGTAAGCTCAATAGGTATTCTTGTTCCTATTTTAATTTATGTATATTATGTTTTTGTGGAAGCGTGGTGTCTGGCTTATGCAATAGATTTTCTTAGAGGGGCAATCAACTTGCATCCGGCAGGACTGATAAAAGGCACTCCAGAATACACAGAGGCTGTAGTGAAAAACGCCAACATCCATTTTTCCACTCTTACAGGCTCTACAGGGAACGGAGATTCTTTTTCTGGAAATATTTTACTATTTACAACAATTTGTTTTATGTTGAATTTTTATCTTGTTTATAGAGGAATATCCAAGGGACTCGAAGCATTCGCAAAAATTGCAGTACCTGTTTTACTCGTATTGTCTTTAATTATTTTAGGCAGGGTTCTTACGTTAGACGGAATCGAGAAAGGTTTAGGAAAAATGTGGAATCCTGACTGGTCGAGCCTTCTTCGTGCAGAGGTTTGGATTGCAGCCGCTGGACAAATCTTTTTTTCTTTATCTGTAGGGTTTGGGATTGTACTAATATTTTCGAGCTACCTATCAAAAAAAGACGACGTTACACTATCTGGACTATCGGCTGCATCACTGAACGAATTTGTGGAGATTGGATTTGGTGGAATGATTACCATCCCTATTGCATTTATTTTTCTTGGTGCAAGCGTCGCTTCCTTTAGTACATTCGGTATGGGATTTGTGGCGATGCCTGTAGTCTTTTCTTTAATGCCTCTCGGTCAAATATTCGGTGCAACTTGGTTTTTTGTATTATTTATAGCCGCTGTTACATCGAGTGTAACCATGATTCAACCCGGGATCACTTTTTTAGAAGAGGGGTTTGGATTCAAAAGAAGAAAATCTGTACCTGTTCTTTTTTTTGTAACATTTTGTTTGACCCTGCTTATTGTTTACTTTAATAAAGATTTTACCGCACTCGATCAAACCGATTTTTGGGTAGGTACATTTTTAATCTATGTATTGGCTACTTTTCAAGTAATCATTTACGGCTGGGTAATAGGAGTAGAAAAAGGCTATGAATCAGGACACGAAGGCTCTTTACTCAAACTTCCAAAAATTTTTAACTTTGTAGTAAAATTTATAACACCGACTTTTTTGATTTGTATTTTTGTATTTTTCTTATTTCAAAACGCCCCCGATTATATTAGAAAAATGAATGTGAGTTCTATGGTAGAAGAGGCAATTCAAACAGGTAAGTCAGTGGTCGATGCAGAGAATAAAGCCAAAGTAGCTCTTGGGGTATTCCTTTCGATTTTTGGAATTTTTATATTCACATATTTTTTAGTTGACAGAAGCCTTAGAAACATACACAGAAAAGAAGAAGGTTTAGACAATTGA
- a CDS encoding M48 family metalloprotease — translation MKSILFLFLIVFSNCERMVDSIFSDRDDVSMGLSMDREIHTNKRQFKILRNEELQTYVQNIVKQILRSPLIKRKNIYPYKVTILDDDNVVNAFCTPGGFIYVYTGLLKFLENEASLASILAHEIAHAEKRHARQRMLSSTGIQLIVIFIISYFSGSSLAEFGGRLAGDLAILTNSRGDEMEADEMGFLYMRSTPYYQGAMTFFFEKIESSKKGKLGMGRPLEKLLSTHPLPEDRLRRNQKRIQAAKISPPTPGNLFTERYKNRVTQLQR, via the coding sequence TTGAAATCAATTCTGTTTTTATTTCTAATCGTATTTTCCAATTGCGAAAGGATGGTGGATTCTATTTTTTCGGATAGAGACGATGTTTCTATGGGTCTCTCTATGGATAGAGAAATCCACACAAATAAAAGGCAATTCAAAATTTTACGAAACGAAGAGTTACAAACCTATGTTCAGAATATCGTAAAACAAATCTTACGCTCCCCACTCATAAAACGAAAAAATATTTACCCATACAAAGTTACAATTCTTGATGACGACAATGTAGTGAACGCATTTTGTACACCCGGTGGGTTTATTTATGTATATACCGGTCTTTTGAAATTTTTAGAAAACGAGGCAAGCCTAGCATCTATTTTAGCCCACGAAATAGCCCACGCTGAAAAAAGACACGCAAGACAGAGAATGCTTTCTTCCACAGGAATTCAACTTATCGTAATCTTCATTATAAGCTATTTTAGTGGTTCAAGTCTTGCAGAATTTGGTGGGAGGCTTGCGGGAGACCTCGCCATTTTAACCAATAGTCGGGGAGATGAGATGGAGGCAGACGAAATGGGATTTCTGTATATGCGGTCAACTCCCTACTACCAAGGTGCAATGACCTTCTTTTTTGAAAAAATCGAAAGTTCCAAAAAAGGGAAATTAGGAATGGGAAGACCTTTGGAAAAGCTACTCTCCACCCACCCTCTCCCTGAAGACAGATTAAGAAGAAATCAAAAAAGAATCCAAGCCGCAAAAATCTCGCCTCCCACACCCGGCAACTTATTTACAGAAAGATACAAAAATAGAGTGACCCAATTACAAAGATAA
- the pyrB gene encoding aspartate carbamoyltransferase, with protein MNSFPHKHILDTDQFTKPDLDFIVSQTNNMMKLQERGKAYGILHGRLLASLFFEASTRTKLSFESAMERLGGRVISTVGFQFSSISKGETLFDTMKMIEAYADIAVIRHPVEGSSRIAAGAVSIPVINAGDGAGQHPTQALLDMYTIICEKGNLDNLTIAFIGDLKYGRTIHSLINLLRHYKVHLFLISPNELKLPESYKKDLSGYPITYEETDNIKSIWNCDIAYVTRIQEERFADYREYDRLKETYKVNKELILASKKHTTVLHPLPRVNELSTDVDDLPNAAYFRQVKNGVIVRMVLLCLSLGVKIPEI; from the coding sequence ATGAATTCATTCCCACACAAACATATCTTGGATACCGATCAGTTTACCAAACCAGACTTAGATTTTATCGTCTCCCAAACCAACAATATGATGAAACTCCAAGAAAGAGGAAAGGCTTACGGAATTCTTCACGGGAGGTTACTTGCGTCTCTATTTTTTGAAGCCTCCACCAGAACAAAACTCTCTTTTGAATCAGCAATGGAAAGGCTCGGTGGAAGGGTGATTTCTACAGTCGGGTTTCAATTCTCTTCTATATCCAAAGGAGAGACCTTGTTCGATACAATGAAAATGATCGAGGCTTACGCAGACATAGCCGTTATACGCCACCCTGTAGAAGGCTCTTCCAGAATTGCCGCAGGTGCAGTTTCTATTCCTGTAATCAATGCAGGAGACGGTGCAGGCCAGCACCCCACCCAAGCACTACTCGACATGTACACAATTATTTGTGAGAAAGGGAATTTAGACAACCTGACCATTGCATTTATAGGCGACTTAAAATACGGTAGAACGATACACTCACTCATCAATCTACTCAGACACTACAAGGTACACTTATTTTTAATTTCTCCAAATGAATTAAAACTTCCAGAAAGCTATAAAAAAGACCTTTCTGGTTACCCGATCACTTACGAAGAAACAGATAATATCAAATCAATTTGGAATTGTGACATTGCCTATGTAACTCGTATTCAAGAAGAAAGATTCGCAGACTATAGGGAATACGACAGACTAAAAGAAACTTACAAGGTAAATAAAGAGCTTATCTTAGCTTCTAAAAAACATACTACAGTGTTGCACCCTCTACCCAGAGTAAATGAATTATCGACCGATGTGGATGATCTGCCAAACGCAGCCTATTTCAGGCAGGTAAAAAATGGGGTCATTGTCAGAATGGTACTACTTTGTCTTTCTTTGGGTGTTAAGATACCGGAAATTTAA
- a CDS encoding LL-diaminopimelate aminotransferase translates to MAKINDNYLKLKAGYLFPEISRRVKTFSEKNPNKKIIRLGIGDVTLPLPKSIVKAMTDASIEMGTVDGFRGYGPEQGYSFLIQEIIKNDYATRGVNISEDEVFISDGSKCDTGNIQEIFSQDSKIAIVDPVYPVYVDTNVMAGRSGNILENGRYSNFVYLPATKENNFIPELPKEKVDVIYLCFPNNPTGMVAQKADLEKFVRYAKQNDSLILFDAAYEAFITEESIPHSIYEIDGAKEVAMEFRSFSKTAGFTGTRCAFLVIPKELQGTSSTGEKVSFNSLWNRRHTTKFNGVSYPIQKAAAACYSEVGKKEVRENITYYMENAKLIREGLKSFGYEVFGGVNAPYIWMKTPGTTSWDFFDKLLNEIQVVGTPGSGFGPSGEGYFRLSAFGNRESTIEAIERIKSLS, encoded by the coding sequence ATGGCAAAAATCAACGACAACTATTTAAAACTAAAAGCTGGTTACCTTTTTCCTGAAATTTCTAGAAGGGTAAAAACATTTAGCGAGAAAAACCCTAATAAAAAAATTATCCGTCTCGGAATAGGAGATGTCACTCTTCCACTTCCAAAAAGTATTGTGAAGGCAATGACAGACGCATCTATAGAAATGGGAACTGTAGATGGCTTTAGAGGGTATGGACCGGAGCAAGGTTACTCTTTCCTTATTCAGGAAATCATAAAAAACGACTATGCTACTAGGGGTGTGAATATTTCTGAAGATGAGGTTTTCATTTCAGATGGCTCAAAATGCGACACCGGAAATATTCAAGAAATTTTTTCACAAGATTCAAAAATTGCAATCGTAGATCCGGTTTATCCTGTTTATGTTGACACAAATGTAATGGCTGGTAGGTCTGGAAATATTTTAGAAAACGGCAGGTATTCCAATTTCGTTTATCTTCCTGCTACAAAAGAAAATAATTTTATTCCAGAATTACCAAAAGAAAAAGTAGATGTAATCTATCTCTGTTTTCCGAATAACCCTACCGGAATGGTAGCACAAAAAGCTGACCTCGAAAAATTTGTGCGTTATGCGAAACAGAACGACTCACTGATTTTATTTGATGCAGCTTATGAAGCATTTATTACAGAAGAATCCATCCCCCATTCTATTTATGAAATTGATGGCGCAAAAGAAGTGGCTATGGAATTTCGATCCTTCTCAAAAACCGCCGGATTTACCGGAACAAGGTGTGCGTTCTTAGTGATTCCAAAAGAATTACAAGGTACATCGAGCACAGGGGAAAAAGTAAGTTTCAATTCTCTTTGGAATAGAAGACACACTACAAAATTCAATGGAGTTTCCTATCCGATTCAAAAAGCAGCTGCGGCTTGCTACAGCGAAGTCGGTAAAAAAGAGGTTCGAGAAAATATCACCTATTATATGGAAAATGCAAAACTCATCCGAGAAGGATTGAAGTCTTTCGGTTATGAGGTATTTGGAGGAGTGAACGCTCCTTATATTTGGATGAAAACCCCAGGAACAACTTCTTGGGATTTTTTCGATAAACTTTTAAACGAAATTCAGGTAGTCGGAACGCCGGGATCCGGGTTTGGTCCATCCGGTGAAGGATATTTTAGACTGAGCGCTTTCGGAAATAGAGAATCTACAATAGAGGCAATCGAAAGAATAAAAAGTTTAAGCTGA
- a CDS encoding bile acid:sodium symporter family protein: MQLTDVGKLLLPVMLFLVMFGMGLGLQVRDFKRVLVTPWQVAIGSFGHFVIMPIAAIVVIKLLKIEDPKIAIGIILVGASPSGATSNLVNALAKTDVALAIVITALSTLLCPFLTPLAVKVFGGFLGYEKEIVIPFLDMLKFVIVIIALPVLTGMFLRWKFPKLANKMEKPFKIFGLLVLIFIIVYVIYQNRLNFLNIVATVGVAVVLHNTFGLMFGYFASRGLRVPKKQSRTISIEMGIQNTTLSLTLAVNFFDEIVAMPPALFSLWMYIAGIALAFYWAKFRPLKEEVET, encoded by the coding sequence ATGCAATTGACAGATGTTGGGAAATTACTTCTACCGGTAATGCTATTTTTAGTAATGTTTGGTATGGGTCTCGGACTGCAAGTTCGTGACTTTAAACGAGTGCTTGTTACTCCTTGGCAGGTTGCGATTGGGAGCTTTGGTCATTTTGTAATCATGCCTATTGCAGCCATAGTTGTAATTAAACTACTTAAAATAGAAGACCCTAAAATTGCGATTGGAATCATATTAGTAGGAGCCTCTCCAAGCGGTGCAACTTCCAATTTAGTCAACGCACTTGCCAAAACTGACGTAGCCTTAGCCATTGTAATCACAGCACTCTCTACTCTACTTTGTCCATTTCTGACCCCACTCGCAGTAAAAGTATTCGGCGGGTTTTTAGGATACGAAAAAGAAATCGTTATACCTTTTCTCGATATGTTGAAATTTGTAATTGTGATTATTGCCCTGCCCGTCCTTACGGGAATGTTTCTACGTTGGAAATTTCCAAAGTTGGCAAACAAAATGGAAAAGCCTTTTAAAATATTCGGACTACTCGTATTAATTTTTATTATAGTATATGTAATCTACCAAAACAGATTAAACTTTTTAAATATAGTAGCTACAGTAGGGGTAGCAGTTGTACTTCACAATACTTTTGGTTTGATGTTCGGGTATTTTGCTTCCAGAGGTTTGCGGGTACCTAAAAAACAAAGTCGGACTATTTCTATTGAAATGGGGATACAAAACACTACACTTTCTCTAACTCTTGCAGTAAACTTCTTCGATGAAATTGTAGCCATGCCACCTGCCCTTTTCAGTCTTTGGATGTATATTGCAGGAATTGCACTTGCTTTCTATTGGGCAAAATTTCGTCCCTTAAAAGAAGAAGTTGAAACTTGA
- a CDS encoding glycoside hydrolase family 32 protein → MYLGNFVKFTHILFIAILSIQCYRIETPTEHYRPNIHFTSLKNWINDPNGLIFVDGIFHLYFQHNPFGNNWGSMSWGHAISKDLFQWKELPVAMKEDGFFFYPKMKFSGSIVLDKNNSSGLCHNSKECMIAIFTEWTLLNQTQNISISNDSGLSFQEYEKNPIIQERSFSFRDPKVFWHEAMSRFVMVVSRPSKQKLEIYTSKNLKSWNKESEITEVDFRDGIWECPDLFFLTEEKNSEIGKWVLLISVAETKRGSYMKYLLGNFDGKKFEKDKNFSKSKILDHGFDFYAAISWENLPNNERTIIGWMNNWEYANHLPTFPWKGAMSLPRKLILRKIHNEYILAQVPREEIENYKTSRKKLNPIQLNNNSKSIPLVDDSFELKFTLTKHSSKKSGVKIENENESFVIDIDFVNHSISFDRSTIQNPMYSNYQKLNHSKFNFSRNNEEFDFKIIFDKSSIEVFFLNGEVVITNLVFPKNKLTKLTFYSKEGTSQFQDTTLDFFRKIEKINSLK, encoded by the coding sequence ATGTATCTTGGAAACTTTGTAAAATTCACTCACATCCTATTCATAGCTATTCTTTCTATTCAATGCTATAGAATAGAAACTCCAACTGAGCACTATCGACCCAATATTCATTTTACAAGTTTAAAAAACTGGATTAACGACCCAAATGGGTTAATTTTTGTTGATGGAATTTTTCACCTTTACTTTCAGCATAATCCTTTTGGAAACAACTGGGGTAGTATGAGCTGGGGACATGCAATAAGTAAAGATTTGTTTCAATGGAAAGAGTTACCTGTTGCAATGAAAGAAGATGGATTTTTTTTCTATCCAAAAATGAAATTTTCAGGGAGTATTGTTTTAGATAAAAATAATTCAAGCGGTCTCTGCCATAATTCTAAGGAATGCATGATTGCGATTTTCACAGAGTGGACACTACTCAATCAAACACAAAATATATCAATTAGCAATGACAGTGGACTCAGTTTTCAAGAATATGAAAAAAATCCGATCATACAAGAACGTTCTTTTTCCTTTCGTGACCCAAAAGTATTTTGGCACGAAGCAATGTCTCGATTTGTTATGGTAGTATCAAGACCCTCAAAACAAAAGTTAGAAATTTATACTTCTAAAAATTTAAAGTCTTGGAATAAAGAAAGCGAAATTACAGAAGTCGATTTTAGAGATGGAATTTGGGAATGCCCTGACTTATTTTTCTTAACTGAAGAAAAAAACTCAGAAATAGGAAAGTGGGTATTACTAATTTCAGTTGCAGAAACAAAAAGGGGATCCTATATGAAATATTTATTAGGAAACTTTGACGGTAAAAAATTCGAGAAAGACAAAAATTTTTCAAAGTCAAAAATATTAGATCATGGTTTTGATTTTTACGCAGCAATTTCTTGGGAAAACCTACCTAATAATGAAAGAACAATTATAGGCTGGATGAATAATTGGGAGTATGCAAACCACTTGCCAACTTTTCCTTGGAAGGGAGCAATGTCGCTACCCAGAAAATTAATTTTAAGAAAAATACATAATGAGTATATTTTAGCCCAAGTTCCAAGAGAGGAAATAGAAAACTATAAAACGAGTAGAAAAAAATTGAACCCAATTCAGTTAAATAATAACTCAAAGTCCATCCCATTAGTAGACGATAGCTTTGAACTAAAATTTACACTTACTAAACATTCATCTAAAAAATCTGGAGTAAAAATCGAAAATGAAAATGAATCCTTTGTTATAGACATAGATTTTGTAAATCACTCCATTTCTTTTGATAGAAGCACAATTCAAAACCCAATGTATTCAAATTATCAAAAACTAAATCACTCAAAATTCAATTTCTCAAGAAATAATGAAGAATTTGATTTTAAAATCATTTTTGACAAGTCAAGTATTGAAGTATTTTTTCTCAATGGTGAAGTTGTAATTACAAATTTAGTTTTTCCAAAAAATAAGTTAACAAAATTGACTTTCTATTCAAAGGAAGGCACTAGCCAATTTCAAGATACGACCTTAGATTTTTTTAGAAAAATAGAAAAGATAAATTCTCTTAAATAA
- a CDS encoding tetratricopeptide repeat protein, which translates to MLIGAISFGVWYQFYYNNKNKPEFNYKNDLLLDKKNLDKIIENPYLPDSSLNPGLAKCINLYRDTYIKRAFVHCEEFLNTPATDEEKSVALTVMGVMFDDAGRYPLSIERFKKAIQYDPKNFHAYYNLTLAYRHSGMFNEARQSVMKAKELAPNDPRVSLLAGNILNDANDPRLAMKMYEEGIAANPNDPYLIYNLAVSQFRQGSIPEAIENFRKAVIASGTGQVAVLSHGHLGSIYFNRGDFEGAEHHFREALRLKPSDAKYLYNLGTILLKQKKNEEAISLFQKALDAGANEPEVYRYIAEAFYDLRQSSLAIRALEKALQIKPNDLDSMFQLADIYYSTGDMGQAEEMFRRIIKNSPGDSNTETALINLGIILDDMDRHSEAISALEQAISLNPKNENAYYNLGLAYKNSGEPTKAIENWRKANSLNPEVSRNREAIADYYLENRFYQEAVKEYSDILRTNNSEYKIKLKLSDAYMNLKSFESAEKELLDVLNNSKDANDLKIAHRKLALVYASGDTRFKAKAKDEAYRGAHIDPDDMESKLILAKVLIDSGSLMDREKAIDELSIIVRSEVKPKIAALAYNYLGLCYYKNGEYKRALREFQNSIDLDPSLTEAYENKRAARASYEDSIDRSSSF; encoded by the coding sequence TTGCTTATCGGTGCGATTTCTTTTGGTGTATGGTACCAATTTTATTACAATAATAAAAATAAGCCTGAATTCAATTATAAAAATGATCTATTGCTTGATAAAAAAAATTTAGATAAGATAATTGAAAACCCCTACCTTCCAGACTCATCTTTAAATCCCGGACTTGCAAAATGTATAAACCTCTACAGAGATACCTATATCAAAAGAGCCTTTGTTCATTGTGAAGAATTTCTAAATACACCGGCAACCGATGAAGAAAAATCTGTTGCTCTCACTGTAATGGGAGTTATGTTTGATGACGCAGGACGTTATCCGCTATCTATAGAGAGATTTAAAAAAGCGATTCAGTATGATCCAAAAAATTTTCACGCATACTATAATCTTACCTTAGCGTATAGGCACTCTGGGATGTTCAATGAAGCAAGACAATCCGTAATGAAGGCAAAAGAGTTGGCTCCAAATGATCCAAGGGTTAGCTTACTTGCCGGAAATATATTGAATGATGCGAATGATCCAAGGCTTGCTATGAAAATGTATGAAGAGGGAATCGCAGCCAATCCAAATGACCCGTATTTAATCTACAATCTTGCAGTGAGTCAATTTCGACAAGGGAGTATTCCTGAGGCAATTGAAAATTTCAGAAAAGCTGTAATAGCCAGTGGAACAGGGCAGGTGGCAGTTCTTTCTCATGGTCATCTTGGTTCAATTTATTTTAATAGAGGGGACTTTGAAGGTGCAGAGCACCATTTTCGTGAGGCGTTGAGGTTGAAACCAAGCGATGCAAAATATCTATATAATTTAGGGACTATACTTTTAAAGCAGAAAAAGAATGAAGAAGCAATTTCTCTATTTCAAAAAGCGTTAGACGCTGGCGCAAATGAACCTGAGGTGTATAGGTATATAGCCGAGGCTTTTTATGACTTGAGACAATCCTCTCTTGCTATTCGAGCTTTGGAAAAAGCATTGCAGATTAAGCCTAATGATTTAGACTCCATGTTTCAATTGGCAGATATTTATTATTCAACCGGAGATATGGGGCAAGCAGAGGAAATGTTTAGGAGAATTATAAAAAATAGTCCTGGAGATTCTAACACTGAAACTGCACTAATTAACCTTGGAATTATTCTTGACGATATGGATAGGCACTCAGAGGCAATTAGTGCATTGGAGCAGGCGATTTCACTGAATCCAAAAAATGAAAACGCTTACTACAATCTCGGTCTTGCATATAAAAATTCTGGTGAGCCAACAAAAGCAATCGAGAATTGGAGAAAAGCCAATTCTTTAAATCCTGAGGTTAGCAGAAACAGAGAAGCGATTGCAGACTATTATCTTGAAAATAGATTTTATCAAGAAGCTGTAAAAGAATATTCTGATATTTTAAGGACTAACAATTCCGAATATAAAATAAAGTTGAAGTTGTCGGATGCGTACATGAATTTAAAAAGTTTTGAATCTGCCGAAAAAGAACTTCTAGATGTTTTGAATAATTCCAAAGACGCAAACGATTTAAAAATTGCGCATAGAAAATTGGCTCTTGTATATGCGTCAGGCGACACCCGATTTAAGGCTAAGGCAAAGGACGAGGCGTATAGAGGAGCACACATTGACCCGGATGATATGGAGAGTAAGCTAATACTCGCAAAAGTACTCATAGATTCCGGCTCTCTCATGGATAGAGAAAAGGCAATTGATGAGCTTTCCATTATTGTTCGATCTGAAGTGAAACCGAAAATTGCAGCCCTTGCTTACAACTACTTAGGTCTATGCTATTATAAAAATGGCGAATACAAAAGAGCTTTGAGAGAGTTTCAGAATTCTATTGACTTGGACCCTTCTCTTACAGAGGCTTATGAAAATAAACGCGCAGCTCGTGCTTCTTATGAGGATAGTATAGATCGTAGCTCAAGCTTTTAG
- the nusB gene encoding transcription antitermination factor NusB, with translation MPARHTGRILALQALYQLDLVKSPLQEVLSFQWYDKKTEESERKFAKEIINGVVENWETLDNIIKAYSKNWEFSRISVVNRCILRLSIYSLINQKNISAKVVINEAIELTREFEKEESVPFINGILDTIYRDEISKENA, from the coding sequence ATGCCAGCTAGACACACAGGCAGAATACTCGCTCTTCAAGCGCTTTATCAATTGGATTTAGTAAAATCTCCTTTGCAGGAAGTTTTGTCATTTCAGTGGTATGACAAAAAAACAGAAGAGTCTGAAAGAAAATTCGCAAAAGAAATCATAAATGGTGTTGTAGAAAATTGGGAAACACTCGACAATATAATAAAAGCGTATTCCAAAAACTGGGAGTTTTCCAGAATTTCTGTCGTGAACCGATGTATTTTGCGATTGTCAATTTATAGTCTTATCAATCAAAAAAATATTTCGGCTAAGGTTGTAATAAACGAGGCAATAGAGCTTACGAGAGAATTTGAAAAAGAAGAATCTGTCCCGTTTATAAACGGAATACTCGACACTATTTATAGAGACGAGATTTCAAAAGAAAATGCCTGA
- the ribE gene encoding 6,7-dimethyl-8-ribityllumazine synthase gives MGYIEITGSLNANGQKPAIIVSRFNEFITESLLKGAVDAFIRHGVSEKDITVIKIPGAYEFPFIASLLAKTKKYDSIVCLGAVIRGSTAHFDYVAGEAAKVGQIGKEFNLPVIFGVLTTNTIEEAIERSGTKAGNKGAEAAITAIEMSNIVKQI, from the coding sequence ATGGGATATATAGAAATTACGGGCAGTTTAAATGCAAATGGGCAAAAACCGGCAATCATCGTATCTAGGTTTAATGAGTTTATTACAGAGAGCCTTCTGAAAGGTGCAGTAGATGCTTTTATTCGGCATGGTGTGTCAGAAAAAGACATTACGGTAATAAAAATTCCCGGCGCCTATGAATTTCCTTTTATCGCATCTCTACTTGCGAAAACAAAAAAATACGATTCTATTGTTTGCCTTGGGGCAGTGATTCGAGGTTCAACAGCGCATTTTGATTATGTAGCGGGAGAGGCAGCCAAGGTCGGTCAAATCGGCAAAGAATTCAACCTCCCGGTTATATTTGGAGTCCTGACAACAAATACAATCGAAGAGGCTATTGAAAGATCCGGAACGAAAGCCGGAAACAAGGGAGCTGAAGCTGCTATTACAGCAATTGAAATGTCTAATATTGTAAAACAAATATAG